A window of the Butyricimonas virosa genome harbors these coding sequences:
- a CDS encoding replication-associated recombination protein A, with the protein MENKPLAERMRPKSLEDYIGQQHLVGPGKVLRKMIDSGVVSSFILWGPPGVGKTTLAMIIAEQLKRPFYVLSAVSSGVKDVREVIQKAEGQRFFNTPNPILFIDEIHRFSKAQQDSLLAAVEKGTVTLIGATTENPSFEVISPLLSRCQVYVLKSQEKKDLEDLIDRAVTKDYYLSKRNITVKEKEAMISYSGGDARKLLNILELVVNGLGEGDIVIDNEAVHRELHENPLMYDKDGEQHYDIVSAMIKSIRGGDPNAAVYWMARMLQGGEDPKFIARRLIISAAEDIGLANPNAILIANTCFEVVHKIGMPEARIPLSECVIYLATSPKSNSAYLAIDAAIATVKQTGNSPVPLHLRNAPTKLMKDLNYGLDYKYPHDYPGNFVEQPYLPEELKDKKFYQPQQNAQEVKILERLKAWWRKYR; encoded by the coding sequence ATGGAGAATAAGCCGTTGGCAGAGCGAATGAGACCGAAGTCTTTAGAAGACTATATCGGGCAGCAACATCTGGTAGGACCGGGCAAGGTGCTACGAAAGATGATTGATTCGGGAGTTGTGTCTTCCTTTATTTTATGGGGGCCTCCGGGAGTCGGGAAAACGACGTTGGCGATGATTATCGCGGAACAGTTGAAACGTCCGTTTTACGTGTTGAGTGCCGTGAGTTCCGGGGTAAAAGATGTGCGTGAAGTGATTCAGAAAGCCGAGGGACAACGATTTTTTAACACGCCGAATCCTATTCTGTTTATCGATGAAATCCATCGATTCTCCAAAGCCCAGCAGGATTCTTTGTTGGCAGCCGTTGAGAAAGGTACCGTGACGCTTATCGGGGCCACGACTGAAAATCCTTCCTTCGAGGTGATTTCCCCGCTTTTATCGCGTTGTCAGGTGTACGTGTTAAAGTCTCAAGAGAAAAAGGATCTCGAGGACTTGATAGACCGTGCTGTGACCAAGGATTATTATTTGAGTAAGCGTAATATCACGGTGAAGGAGAAAGAGGCCATGATTTCTTATAGTGGCGGTGATGCCCGGAAATTGTTGAATATCTTGGAATTGGTGGTGAATGGATTGGGAGAGGGGGATATTGTGATTGATAACGAGGCGGTGCATCGGGAGTTACATGAGAATCCGTTGATGTATGATAAGGACGGGGAACAGCATTATGATATTGTTTCTGCGATGATCAAATCCATCCGGGGAGGGGATCCGAATGCGGCGGTTTATTGGATGGCTCGTATGTTGCAAGGGGGAGAGGACCCGAAGTTTATAGCCCGTCGCTTGATTATTTCCGCTGCGGAGGATATAGGGTTAGCGAATCCGAATGCAATTTTGATTGCGAATACTTGTTTTGAAGTCGTGCATAAAATCGGTATGCCGGAAGCTCGTATACCTTTGTCGGAATGCGTGATCTATTTGGCGACTTCACCGAAGAGTAATTCCGCTTACCTGGCTATTGATGCGGCCATTGCTACCGTGAAACAGACCGGAAATTCTCCGGTACCGTTACATTTGCGTAATGCCCCGACGAAGTTGATGAAAGATTTGAATTACGGGCTGGATTACAAGTACCCGCATGATTATCCGGGAAATTTCGTGGAACAGCCGTATTTGCCGGAAGAATTGAAAGACAAGAAGTTCTACCAACCCCAACAGAATGCACAGGAAGTGAAGATTCTGGAGCGTTTGAAAGCTTGGTGGAGAAAATATAGATAA
- a CDS encoding AAA family ATPase, with protein MENKPFIFGVATSGDNFTDREKETLRLVLNFQHGVNTVLISPRRWGKTSLVQKACSLAQSDKLKIVYLDIFSCRSDSDFYEGFASAILKQTSSKLDEWLEHAKLFLSRISPKISMGTAPMTDFSISLEINPKSNNIDEILQLPEKIAQKKGCNIVVCIDEFQQIAEFKDSKTFQKRLRSIWQLQKSVSYCLFGSKKHLMNELFEKKSLPFYKFGDAIYLSKIETRDWIDYICRRFEATGKRISEKLAEKICQIVDNHSSYVQQLAWLVWIHTDKIATEQDFETAYQDIIDQNTPLFEKQTESLTTYQMNFLRAIIDGVHSEFTTQEILHKYQLGSSANVSTVKRALVKKELVEIEKRQVIIPDPVMAVWLKRELRM; from the coding sequence ATGGAAAATAAGCCTTTTATATTTGGAGTTGCAACATCAGGCGACAATTTCACGGACCGAGAAAAAGAAACGTTGCGCTTGGTATTGAATTTTCAGCATGGTGTAAATACGGTGCTAATCTCACCTCGCCGCTGGGGGAAAACTTCTTTGGTACAGAAAGCGTGCAGTTTGGCACAATCAGATAAATTAAAAATTGTCTATCTCGACATTTTTTCTTGTCGCAGTGATAGTGATTTTTATGAAGGATTCGCTTCCGCTATTCTCAAACAGACATCTTCAAAATTGGATGAATGGCTCGAGCACGCTAAATTGTTCCTTTCCCGTATCAGTCCTAAAATTTCGATGGGGACAGCTCCGATGACGGATTTTTCCATATCACTTGAAATAAATCCCAAGAGCAACAATATCGATGAAATCTTGCAGCTCCCTGAAAAAATAGCGCAGAAAAAAGGTTGCAATATCGTTGTTTGTATCGACGAATTCCAGCAGATTGCCGAGTTTAAAGATTCTAAAACTTTCCAAAAGCGATTACGCTCGATTTGGCAATTACAAAAGTCGGTATCGTATTGTCTGTTCGGCAGCAAAAAGCATTTGATGAATGAACTCTTCGAAAAAAAGAGCCTCCCCTTCTATAAATTCGGGGACGCTATCTATTTGTCAAAAATCGAGACACGAGACTGGATAGACTATATATGCAGGCGTTTCGAAGCCACAGGCAAACGAATTTCAGAAAAGTTAGCCGAAAAAATCTGCCAAATAGTAGATAATCATTCTTCATACGTGCAGCAGTTGGCATGGTTAGTATGGATTCATACGGACAAAATTGCCACGGAACAAGATTTCGAGACAGCATATCAAGATATTATCGATCAAAACACACCGCTGTTCGAAAAGCAGACCGAGAGTCTTACAACTTATCAGATGAATTTTTTACGAGCAATCATAGATGGAGTTCATAGTGAGTTTACCACACAGGAGATTTTGCATAAGTACCAACTCGGCTCGTCGGCTAATGTTAGCACCGTAAAACGAGCCTTGGTAAAGAAAGAACTTGTAGAAATAGAAAAACGCCAAGTAATTATTCCCGATCCCGTGATGGCCGTATGGTTAAAACGGGAGTTACGAATGTAA
- a CDS encoding DUF3276 family protein, whose protein sequence is MEGYEQNDGMDTNDRDEIYSNAVKAGKRTYFFDVKATRNNDYYLTITESKKKFDNNGNPSYEKHKVFLYKEDFDKFVEGLEEAIGVVKAAINGELPEKNTDL, encoded by the coding sequence ATGGAAGGATACGAACAAAACGACGGAATGGATACGAACGATAGAGATGAAATCTATTCCAATGCAGTGAAAGCAGGGAAAAGAACTTATTTTTTTGATGTGAAGGCGACTCGTAATAATGATTACTATTTGACGATCACCGAGAGCAAGAAAAAATTTGATAATAATGGTAATCCAAGCTACGAGAAACATAAAGTGTTCTTGTATAAAGAAGACTTTGACAAGTTTGTCGAAGGCTTAGAAGAGGCTATTGGCGTGGTAAAAGCTGCAATCAATGGCGAACTTCCGGAAAAGAATACTGACCTGTAA
- a CDS encoding type I phosphomannose isomerase catalytic subunit: protein MLYPLKFHPILKKKIWGGEKLAYKSEEHEESIGESWEISAVEDNISVVSNGILADNDLQELIEVYMGDLVGDHIYEKFGIEFPLLIKYIDANDDLSIQVHPDDETAKERHNAYGKTEMWYIVDAEKDASLVLGFNHEIDKATYLQALHQNKLMDLLNVQKVKKGESFFIPAGLVHAIGKGCLIAEIQQTSDITYRIYDYNRKDANGNTRELHTDLATDVIDYSYQPQHRVNYTPQDNQSAKLVKCPYFTTNLLVFDRDIEKEYVHLDSFVIYMCLQGKFTITTGECEPVLVNKGETVLVPACFKNLTLYPDDITQVLEIYVEE, encoded by the coding sequence ATGTTATACCCGTTAAAATTCCATCCAATTCTCAAAAAAAAGATATGGGGAGGTGAAAAACTAGCTTATAAAAGTGAAGAACACGAAGAATCCATTGGTGAAAGTTGGGAAATATCGGCCGTGGAGGACAATATCTCGGTGGTATCAAACGGAATCCTTGCTGACAACGATTTACAAGAGTTAATCGAAGTATACATGGGAGACCTCGTCGGGGATCATATCTACGAGAAATTCGGCATTGAATTTCCCCTATTAATTAAATACATTGATGCGAATGACGATCTGTCCATCCAAGTACACCCGGATGACGAGACGGCAAAAGAACGTCATAATGCCTACGGTAAAACCGAAATGTGGTATATCGTCGATGCGGAAAAGGATGCCTCCCTCGTGTTGGGATTCAACCATGAAATTGACAAGGCGACCTATCTTCAGGCATTACACCAGAACAAACTCATGGATTTATTGAATGTCCAAAAAGTAAAGAAAGGGGAAAGTTTCTTTATTCCTGCCGGATTGGTACACGCTATTGGGAAAGGATGCCTGATCGCAGAAATTCAACAAACTTCCGACATCACGTACCGGATTTACGACTACAACCGGAAAGATGCCAACGGGAACACACGTGAACTACACACGGATTTAGCCACCGACGTGATCGATTACAGTTATCAACCACAACACCGGGTAAACTATACCCCACAGGATAATCAATCCGCAAAACTCGTGAAATGTCCCTATTTTACCACGAATCTACTCGTATTTGACCGGGATATCGAAAAAGAGTACGTTCACCTCGATTCATTTGTAATCTACATGTGCCTGCAAGGAAAATTCACCATCACAACCGGGGAATGCGAACCGGTATTGGTCAACAAAGGGGAAACCGTTCTCGTTCCCGCTTGCTTTAAAAATCTCACGCTATACCCGGACGACATTACCCAAGTCCTGGAAATATACGTGGAAGAGTAA
- a CDS encoding Acyl-CoA dehydrogenase C-terminal domain-containing protein produces MANFYTDNEDLKFHLGHPLMKKIVALKERNFEDAGKCEIAPRDFEDAMDNYDRVLEIVGDICGNVLAENAEGVDHEGPEVIDGRVKYAAGTQQNHDMLAQAGLYGMSLPREYDGLNFPMVPYVMAAELVSRGDGGFANIWGLQDCAETIHEFASEEQKRQYLPRAAKGDTYAMDLTEPDAGSDLQSVQLKATYCEKDGKWYLNGVKRFITNGDAHISLVLARSEEGTHDGRGLSMFIYDKANGGMTVRRIENKLGIKGSPTCELVFKDAPAELVGERKLGLIKYVMSLMNGARLGVGAQSVGIAEAAYREGLKYAQERRQFGKAIIEFPAVYEMLTNMEAKLQASRSVLYETSRFVDMYKAYTHIANERTLNKEEREEMKKYQKLADIFTPLLKLFSSEYANEIAYDALQIHGGSGFMKDYPIERLVRDARITNIYEGTSQLQVVAAIRGVTTGQFLKQIREEYEQASIRPEQEYVREILKGMTGAFEAAVTKVTAVGETEYVDFHARRLVEMAGYIILGYLLLLDSQRCDRFAKSAEIFVKYGQSKVAGYAAFINDFELKDLGMYKK; encoded by the coding sequence ATGGCAAATTTCTATACAGATAACGAGGATTTAAAGTTCCACTTGGGACATCCCTTGATGAAGAAAATTGTTGCTTTGAAAGAGCGCAATTTCGAGGATGCAGGAAAATGCGAGATCGCACCGCGTGATTTCGAGGATGCAATGGATAATTATGATAGAGTGTTGGAGATCGTGGGAGATATTTGTGGTAACGTGCTGGCTGAAAATGCAGAGGGCGTGGATCACGAGGGACCGGAAGTAATTGACGGTCGGGTAAAATATGCTGCTGGAACTCAACAAAATCATGATATGCTGGCTCAGGCCGGATTGTACGGTATGTCATTACCGCGTGAGTATGACGGGTTGAACTTCCCGATGGTACCTTACGTGATGGCGGCAGAGTTGGTTTCCCGTGGAGATGGCGGTTTTGCTAACATCTGGGGATTACAGGATTGTGCTGAAACGATTCACGAGTTCGCCAGTGAGGAGCAAAAACGTCAATACTTACCTCGTGCCGCTAAAGGCGATACTTACGCGATGGACTTGACCGAGCCGGATGCCGGGTCGGATTTGCAGTCCGTACAGTTGAAAGCTACCTACTGCGAGAAAGACGGGAAATGGTATTTGAATGGTGTGAAACGTTTCATCACGAATGGTGATGCTCATATTTCATTGGTACTTGCCCGTTCTGAAGAAGGTACTCATGACGGACGCGGTTTGTCCATGTTTATCTATGACAAGGCTAACGGTGGAATGACCGTTCGTCGTATCGAGAATAAATTGGGTATCAAAGGTTCCCCGACTTGCGAGTTGGTGTTCAAGGATGCCCCGGCTGAATTAGTGGGAGAGCGTAAACTTGGATTGATCAAGTACGTGATGTCTTTGATGAATGGTGCCCGTTTGGGTGTTGGTGCTCAATCTGTGGGTATTGCTGAAGCCGCTTACCGTGAAGGTTTGAAATATGCTCAGGAAAGACGTCAGTTCGGTAAAGCAATTATCGAATTCCCGGCTGTATACGAGATGTTGACTAACATGGAGGCTAAATTACAAGCTTCTCGTTCTGTTCTTTACGAGACCAGCCGTTTCGTTGATATGTACAAGGCTTACACGCACATCGCTAACGAGCGTACATTAAATAAAGAAGAGCGCGAGGAGATGAAGAAATACCAGAAGTTGGCTGATATCTTCACCCCGCTATTGAAATTGTTCTCCAGCGAGTATGCGAACGAGATTGCTTATGATGCGTTGCAGATTCACGGAGGTTCCGGATTCATGAAGGATTACCCGATCGAGCGTCTGGTGCGTGATGCGCGTATCACGAATATTTACGAAGGAACTTCTCAGTTGCAGGTCGTGGCTGCTATTCGTGGTGTGACCACGGGACAATTCTTGAAACAAATCCGTGAAGAATACGAACAAGCCTCTATCCGTCCGGAACAAGAATATGTTCGTGAGATATTGAAAGGCATGACCGGAGCGTTCGAGGCTGCCGTGACAAAAGTAACTGCTGTCGGGGAGACGGAATACGTGGATTTCCATGCTCGTCGTTTGGTTGAAATGGCAGGGTATATTATTTTAGGTTACTTGCTGTTGTTAGATTCTCAACGTTGTGATCGTTTTGCGAAATCTGCCGAGATATTCGTGAAATACGGTCAGTCAAAGGTTGCCGGATATGCAGCATTTATCAATGACTTCGAATTGAAGGATTTGGGAATGTATAAGAAATAA
- a CDS encoding alpha/beta fold hydrolase: MKLFFRTIGEGTPLIILHGLWGASENWLPIAHLLEDKFQVILPDARNHGQSPHDEAMNYEVMSNDVIELVEDLKLPVQPHIVGHSMGGKIVMALLLKRPELVNKAVVVDIAPVSYSQRDGGSHNRIIDFMANFDLSRLHSREEVKEAIQQHFRTERSQQLFLKNIKKTSSGFEWKINHRVISKHFDEISGCPSSLPNNTYDKEILFIKGEQSNLITGTGCLQKEFPAARLIELPQCSHWIHSEQPEKLAQAIRNFLLG, encoded by the coding sequence ATGAAATTATTCTTTCGTACTATTGGAGAGGGGACTCCTCTAATTATACTTCACGGTCTATGGGGGGCATCTGAAAATTGGCTTCCCATTGCCCATTTACTAGAAGATAAATTCCAAGTCATTTTACCGGATGCCCGTAATCACGGTCAATCGCCCCATGATGAGGCCATGAATTACGAGGTAATGAGTAATGATGTCATTGAACTCGTTGAAGACTTAAAACTCCCCGTACAGCCCCATATCGTGGGACACTCCATGGGTGGCAAGATAGTGATGGCTTTATTACTTAAAAGGCCTGAACTTGTGAATAAAGCCGTGGTCGTGGATATTGCCCCCGTATCCTATTCTCAACGAGACGGGGGAAGTCATAACCGGATTATCGATTTCATGGCAAACTTCGATCTTTCCCGATTACATAGCCGAGAAGAAGTCAAGGAAGCCATTCAACAACACTTCAGAACGGAACGTTCTCAACAATTGTTTTTGAAAAACATCAAAAAGACATCTTCCGGTTTCGAGTGGAAAATCAACCACCGAGTAATCAGCAAACATTTTGACGAGATCAGCGGTTGCCCGTCCTCACTCCCCAACAACACGTACGACAAAGAAATCCTATTTATTAAAGGAGAACAATCCAATCTAATCACGGGAACAGGATGCCTGCAAAAAGAATTTCCGGCTGCCCGCCTTATCGAACTCCCACAATGTAGTCATTGGATTCATAGCGAACAACCGGAAAAACTAGCTCAAGCAATTAGAAACTTCCTTTTAGGATAA
- the kdsA gene encoding 3-deoxy-8-phosphooctulonate synthase, producing the protein MEYNELINQEMFFLLAGPCVIEGEEMALNIAEHVKKVTDRLGIPYVFKGSFKKANRSRLDSFTGIGDEKALKILAKVRAEFGIPVVTDIHTERDAEMAAEYVDVLQIPAFLCRQTDLLVAAAKTGKIVNIKKGQFLSPESMKFAVDKVRESGDDRVMVTERGTTFGYQDLIVDYRGISIMQQACQCPVVVDVTHSLQQPNQASGVTGGQPALIETIAKAGIAVGADGIFIETHADPRCAKSDGANMLCLDLIEGLLERLVRIREAIK; encoded by the coding sequence ATGGAATATAATGAATTGATTAATCAGGAGATGTTTTTTTTGTTGGCCGGACCTTGCGTGATCGAGGGGGAGGAGATGGCTTTAAATATCGCAGAACACGTGAAGAAAGTTACGGATCGTTTGGGAATCCCGTACGTGTTCAAGGGGTCGTTTAAGAAAGCCAACCGCTCGCGTCTGGATTCTTTCACGGGCATCGGGGACGAGAAAGCGTTGAAAATATTAGCCAAGGTGAGAGCCGAATTTGGTATTCCGGTGGTGACGGATATTCACACGGAACGGGATGCGGAGATGGCTGCCGAGTACGTGGATGTGTTACAGATCCCGGCTTTCTTATGTCGCCAGACCGATTTGCTGGTGGCAGCTGCAAAAACAGGAAAGATCGTGAATATCAAGAAGGGACAGTTCCTTTCTCCCGAGTCTATGAAATTTGCCGTGGATAAGGTAAGAGAATCCGGGGATGATCGGGTAATGGTAACAGAACGGGGAACGACGTTCGGGTATCAAGATCTGATCGTGGACTACCGCGGAATCAGTATCATGCAACAGGCTTGCCAGTGTCCGGTGGTTGTGGATGTGACACATTCTTTACAACAACCGAATCAAGCTTCCGGGGTAACCGGGGGACAGCCTGCATTAATAGAAACAATAGCCAAGGCCGGAATTGCCGTGGGTGCCGATGGTATTTTTATTGAAACTCATGCGGATCCTCGTTGTGCGAAATCGGATGGAGCAAATATGTTATGTCTGGATTTAATAGAAGGATTATTAGAAAGACTGGTTCGCATCAGAGAAGCGATAAAATAG
- a CDS encoding succinate dehydrogenase cytochrome b subunit produces the protein MSNFLTSSIGKKIILSLSGLFLIAFLCVHLALNLLLIVDNSGELFNIGAHFMATNPIIKIVEPILAIGFIIHIILASILTLQNRGARPIKYDLRRQSGNCTWSSRNMYILGGLVLIFLLVHLWNFWWKIKFAGDPLLTEINVDGTAMENTYALVSGLFKSSIIYCLLYILGGIFLGLHLTHGFWSAFQSIGFCNQIWRKRLECLAKIFAFIIAAGFSIIPLYFMLGLAN, from the coding sequence ATGAGTAATTTCTTAACATCGTCGATCGGGAAAAAGATCATTCTGAGTTTATCAGGCCTTTTTCTTATTGCGTTTTTGTGCGTCCACTTAGCACTGAATCTACTTTTGATTGTAGATAATAGTGGAGAGTTATTTAACATCGGGGCCCATTTCATGGCTACGAATCCTATCATTAAAATCGTAGAACCGATTCTTGCCATAGGATTCATTATCCATATCATCTTGGCTTCTATCTTGACTCTTCAAAACAGAGGCGCACGCCCTATCAAGTACGATCTTCGCAGACAATCAGGAAATTGTACATGGTCATCCAGAAACATGTACATCTTGGGAGGTTTGGTTTTGATCTTCTTGCTTGTTCACCTTTGGAACTTCTGGTGGAAAATCAAGTTTGCCGGAGATCCTCTTTTAACCGAGATCAACGTGGACGGTACTGCCATGGAAAATACCTATGCTTTGGTTTCTGGACTATTTAAATCAAGCATCATCTACTGTTTGCTTTACATCTTGGGAGGCATCTTCTTGGGATTACACTTGACCCACGGTTTCTGGTCAGCTTTCCAATCTATCGGTTTCTGTAACCAAATTTGGAGAAAAAGACTGGAATGCTTGGCTAAAATCTTCGCTTTCATCATTGCTGCAGGCTTTAGCATCATTCCGCTTTATTTCATGCTTGGACTGGCAAACTAA
- a CDS encoding succinate dehydrogenase/fumarate reductase iron-sulfur subunit: MADKILKELTLKIWRQKDAKSKGGFETYKIHDISTGSSFLEMLDILNEQLVSENKEPVAFDHDCREGICGTCSLFIDGRAHGPDDDVTTCQLHMRRFEDGATITIEPWRCGAFPVIKDLIVDRGAYEKILQAGGYVSVNTGGVPDGNAIPIAKPAADEAMDAAACIGCGACAATCKNSSAMLFVAAKVSQLALLPQGKIEAARRAKAMVAKMDELGFGNCTNTGACESECPKSISIEHIARLNREFLKAKLKD; the protein is encoded by the coding sequence ATGGCAGATAAAATATTAAAAGAACTAACCCTAAAGATCTGGCGTCAAAAAGATGCAAAATCAAAAGGTGGGTTTGAAACTTACAAGATTCATGATATTTCAACCGGTAGCTCATTCCTTGAAATGCTTGACATTCTGAATGAACAACTGGTTAGCGAGAACAAAGAACCGGTGGCTTTCGATCACGACTGTCGCGAGGGTATCTGTGGAACCTGTAGTTTATTCATCGATGGACGTGCCCACGGACCGGATGATGACGTGACCACTTGTCAATTACACATGCGTCGTTTCGAAGATGGGGCAACCATCACGATCGAGCCGTGGCGTTGCGGGGCTTTCCCGGTAATTAAAGACTTGATCGTAGACCGTGGTGCTTACGAGAAGATTCTGCAAGCCGGTGGATACGTTTCAGTAAATACCGGTGGTGTTCCTGACGGAAATGCAATTCCAATCGCTAAACCGGCTGCCGACGAGGCTATGGACGCTGCCGCTTGTATCGGTTGTGGAGCTTGTGCTGCTACTTGTAAGAACTCTTCAGCTATGCTTTTCGTGGCTGCTAAAGTTTCCCAGTTGGCTCTTCTTCCACAAGGAAAGATCGAGGCAGCCCGCCGTGCAAAAGCCATGGTGGCTAAAATGGACGAACTCGGATTCGGGAACTGTACCAACACGGGAGCCTGCGAATCAGAATGTCCGAAGAGCATCTCTATCGAACACATCGCTCGTTTGAACAGAGAGTTCTTGAAAGCTAAATTGAAAGACTAA
- a CDS encoding fumarate reductase/succinate dehydrogenase flavoprotein subunit — MTELNAKIPAGPLAQKWSNHKAHINVVSPANKRKLDVIIVGTGLAGGSAAASLAELGYNVTTFCYQDSPRRAHSIAAQGGINAAKNYTNDNDSVYRLFYETIKGGDYRAREANVYRLAEVSNAIIDQCVAQGVPFARDYGGLLDNRSFGGALVSRTFYARGQTGQQLLLGCYGAMNRQIEKGKIKSYTRHEVLDIVIVDGKARGVIARNLVTGKIERFGAHAVVLATGGYGNVFFLSTNAMGCNGSAAWQAYKRGAMFGNPCFVQIHPTCIPVHGDQQSKLTLMSESLRNDGRVWVPKKLEDAKKLQAGTLNPNDIPDEDRDFYLERRYPAFGNLVPRDVASRAAKERCDAGFGVNNTGKAVFLDFKYAIDRLGRHVIEERYGNLFQMYEKITAVDPYHNPMMIYPAIHYSMGGLWVDYNLMTTIPGLYAIGECNFSDHGANRLGASALMQGLADGYFVLPYTIGDYLAHDIQTPKIKTNTPEFDAAEKNVTDHLRRLYDIKGTKSPDHFHKMLGHIMWDYIGMAREAEGLKKAIKLIAELKEEFYKDLRVTGEFTAMNNELEKAGRVADFIDIAHLMALDALNRNESCGGHFRLESVTEEGEAKRDDEHYQYVSVWEYKGDNKEPELHKEELVFENIQVAQRSYK, encoded by the coding sequence ATGACAGAATTAAACGCTAAAATACCAGCAGGCCCGCTAGCCCAGAAATGGTCGAATCACAAAGCCCATATCAATGTTGTGAGTCCTGCTAATAAAAGAAAACTTGATGTTATCATCGTGGGTACCGGACTTGCCGGTGGATCGGCTGCTGCCAGTCTTGCTGAATTAGGATACAATGTAACCACATTCTGCTATCAGGACTCTCCCCGTCGTGCACACTCTATCGCTGCACAAGGAGGTATCAACGCCGCTAAGAACTACACGAATGATAACGACTCTGTATACAGGCTATTTTATGAAACTATTAAAGGTGGTGACTACCGTGCTCGTGAGGCTAACGTGTATCGTTTGGCAGAGGTAAGTAACGCCATCATCGACCAGTGTGTCGCTCAAGGTGTACCGTTTGCTCGTGATTACGGCGGTCTTTTGGATAACCGTTCTTTCGGTGGAGCATTGGTAAGCCGTACGTTCTACGCCCGCGGTCAGACCGGACAACAATTGTTGTTAGGATGCTACGGGGCCATGAACCGTCAGATTGAAAAAGGTAAAATCAAATCATATACCCGTCACGAAGTACTGGATATCGTTATCGTAGATGGAAAAGCAAGAGGTGTTATTGCCCGTAACTTAGTTACCGGAAAGATCGAACGTTTCGGAGCTCATGCCGTGGTATTGGCTACCGGAGGATACGGTAACGTGTTCTTCCTGTCAACCAACGCGATGGGATGTAACGGTAGTGCCGCTTGGCAAGCTTACAAACGCGGTGCCATGTTCGGAAATCCTTGTTTCGTGCAGATCCACCCAACTTGTATTCCGGTACACGGAGACCAACAAAGTAAGTTGACTTTGATGTCCGAATCATTACGTAATGACGGACGTGTTTGGGTTCCGAAAAAATTGGAAGATGCCAAGAAATTACAAGCCGGTACGTTAAACCCGAACGACATCCCGGACGAAGATCGTGACTTCTACTTGGAGCGCCGTTACCCGGCATTCGGAAACTTGGTTCCGCGTGACGTGGCATCCCGTGCCGCTAAAGAAAGATGCGACGCCGGATTCGGAGTAAACAACACCGGTAAAGCCGTGTTCCTGGATTTCAAATACGCTATCGACCGTTTGGGAAGACACGTAATCGAGGAACGTTACGGAAACTTGTTCCAGATGTACGAAAAGATCACTGCTGTTGACCCGTACCACAATCCGATGATGATTTATCCGGCAATCCACTACTCAATGGGAGGTCTTTGGGTTGACTACAACTTGATGACAACCATCCCGGGATTGTACGCTATCGGAGAGTGTAACTTCTCTGACCACGGTGCTAACCGCCTGGGTGCCTCTGCATTGATGCAAGGTTTGGCCGACGGATATTTCGTTCTGCCGTACACGATTGGAGATTATCTCGCACACGATATTCAAACCCCGAAAATTAAAACTAACACGCCGGAATTCGACGCTGCTGAAAAGAATGTTACCGATCACTTACGTAGATTGTATGACATCAAGGGTACAAAATCACCGGATCACTTCCACAAAATGTTGGGACACATCATGTGGGATTACATCGGAATGGCTCGCGAGGCTGAGGGCTTGAAAAAAGCAATCAAATTAATTGCCGAGTTGAAAGAAGAATTTTACAAGGATTTGCGCGTAACCGGAGAGTTTACCGCCATGAACAACGAGCTTGAAAAAGCCGGACGGGTGGCAGACTTCATCGACATCGCACACCTGATGGCATTGGATGCCTTGAATCGTAACGAATCCTGCGGAGGTCACTTCCGTTTGGAATCAGTTACCGAGGAAGGTGAAGCAAAACGTGATGACGAGCACTACCAGTATGTTTCCGTTTGGGAATACAAGGGAGACAACAAAGAGCCTGAATTACACAAGGAAGAGCTTGTATTTGAAAACATTCAGGTAGCTCAACGTTCTTATAAATAA